The region ctggcttatcaaacattaactgcgactcccaggctggctcatcagtgagccgagaggcttgtgaggcagccaaaataggcagtggtgatgcccgccgagggcgctcctcgggttgttgtacaggcttacatggcggttcaatagcccgtgtgggcggctcgataacttgtgtaggcggctctgtaggcggatccggcgtactttctggcagctctatcggctgggttggctggctgccgtcacccaacagcgctttgagcgtaggtttgcgcgtacgttgtgctcgcttgaagggagtatcagcttcttcggcagcctcgggcttgcgttttgctggtatagagggcatggataaggctaaaagtaagccggagccgcgagaaagtaaggtgttgttaaatgttataagcctgatgtcagtagcactaggaatagaacatgtgtgaatcgtgttgtgtattgtgctacaggaattgagatctatgtctctgccagctagcgttgtgggcgctaagcctcgtacgtactagcctggagtgagtgagagatgggatggaacctaggtcatataacttacacgcgagtaggcttagtaagcaagatccaacactaagaattcgtcgttgagcagctatcccagaggcctcacctaggtatccccctccctcgcttactatcaaacaacaccaatcctatcaacattttgttctcaagattggttgattgattgacagaaatacagtggctaactgttggttagttggttggctccgaatcaaacaaatcaaacaacaatattgatgagatattgattactgacaaccttgacctatacagacatttttctttagtgtttagtatcgcccacgatggccaaacgctctcgagttcccaccaatactgctgccgccgccgccgccgccaaacgggcgcgcctatcaaggccctctttcctatctcagcgatcgctgtcgccccaggaaacccttggcgccgccgtaagccaggccacaacgtttgagtcgcaatttttcgagtcgcaaacagaggaggagggtgcggctgagggcagccaggctggtacagcagcaacaacagaggctagcgttgatacagagcctgataatggcgataactttgacggcattaactgggatcgcctccctcggttcatgaagcctcttacaactgggcggcgcgtcaagagttggatctttcaacatggatatcgcgttgttgagctctacgatcagaatcgagtgtggtttgtttgcaaatactgccacatccacaaggtcattgacactggcggcagtggagtttttgacgtatcaaaggccacctcctcagctgcagctcatcttggccttcagaaacgaggccatggctttacaaaagacggcctgaagcctcgaagaacagggcagcaactctctctacgacagacgctggagactggtgttgcagtctctcaagaggctgccaacgcgatgggcaacttcaacatccagcagtttcgtgaagttgcagtgttctgccttcttgataacaacttgccaatggagctacttgcaaggccgtcctttcgcgagatgattagccttgcaaacccagaggcagaggcagctttgtgggtaagtcctcgcagtgtagctacctacgcaatgcgcctcttccaatatatgcagccacagattgtctgcgctctgtcagaagctgcaagcaagatccacataagctttgatggttggacgacaaagggtggcaagcgtggattctttggagtcgttgcacactttgctaacgcctctggagtgatacaagatctccccatcgccctcccacatctcgcaggctctcatactggtgatgctatcgctgatacaattaaaaagacgctccaagaatacagtattgggagtgataaactcggctacttcgtcctcgacaatgctgcaaacaacgatactgcagtctcctcgctcgcccacgcgtacgacttcaacgctgctcaccgacgcctccgctgcggccctcacacgcttaaccttattggccaggcaattatctttggcagcaatcaagaggcgtacaacaacaacaacgacgagcagctccaaacagaggaggtgtacatgcaggagtggcgtcaagaagggcccttaggtgtacttatcgacgttatcaaccatataaaaacgcctcaacaacacgaaattttccgaagcttccaaaccgccgccaacaccgagttgccagctagagagcgcctccacgtacttgagcctgtgaagcctgttgttacacgctggaactcttactacgctgccttcaaacgcgcaactcaactCCAGGCAGCATACAACTCTTACGCTGAACACTACATTAACGCACTCTCCCTTGAAGATCGCCGCGCTTGTCAACGTGGCAATAAACTCCCTGAAGCACCtagttggatgagatcaacaggacttacagctgctgattgggcggtgataacagagtatcaggactgcctagagccgcttaagcttgctacggagaagcttgagggtcgcggaaaggcaggcaaatacggcgctatatatgagactattcctgtatttgaatacgtacttggcgcgctcgaagcccgtacgcgctcgtacgagcaagttgacttcaacccacctgatgcgcctgaagatcacctctttgttaacctccgcgccgcctggagtaaggccaacgattactacaacaagctcgatcgatcgccagcatactacgctgctacctgcctccatccatactacaaatactactgcgagaacagctgggtggataagccagaatggctaacatcagccaacgctggcttcctgcagctctggcaGTCGTATAAGCCTCAACGTACACGTCCTCCATCTCAAACAACTGCAAAACCAAGGCATGGAGGAATAGATGATGTGATTGGCGCCCTCGTACGGCgcaacaaggctcaggtagaggctgcccacgacgatgagtacgagcgctggagaactcaagagccagagtggacaagcgaacagtatcttagcgatggccacccagtcaagtactggattcaattacgctcaaaatacccgtgtttaagccagtttgcgattgatatactcacgataccagcatctagttgcgactgcgagaggctctttagcgagcttggcgatttacttgagccgcgccggcgagctcttggcagcgagttacttgctgcccttcagcttgtacgttcgtggagacgagctggctttgacggcttgtacaacaacggtgatgatgaagacaagtggagtgacgtcaaagatgaggagattgtacaacagtacgatatagaaggctggagtacaacaccataaccccctgtatactacttcttagcatcaatcagccaatcaaccaatcaatcgcaatcaatctgctcaaaaaccctaacaatcaatccgcaatcaatcagcagcgtcgccgcaagctaatcaaaccaatcgacaaccttaagattgattgatttgattgttgcggagtctgttGGATATACCCACACCTCAAGCGCTCATAGACATTGAGGACCTTCTGTCTCCATTACAGAAACAGACTTATGAGGAAAACAACTCTTTAACCCAGAATGACCGAAACGATGCTGAAACAGCAACCGAGAAAGATATTCAGTTCGAACTAGGGAATCTAGACAAGGAATTCGATAATTCTGCAACACCAGAATCTACGATTAGGGTCAGACATCCCGATGATAGCCCTACAACACCAGAATCAATGGTTTCCCGTCGACAAAACGTACCAGGCGGTTGGGGAGATCAATACCAAGACTACGTGCCAGACCGATACCAGAACAACGCTCCAAGACGTTTGAATCCAGAGGTTGGCAGTCAAGAGAATGTGATTGAAGGACACCGAAGACGACACCGAGCCAACTACTCTGATCATAATCACCTGAGTACGAATATGACCTACTATAGTACATTTTTGGCCGCAATCAGTCAACCAGAAACGACGAAACTGTTCGGAGAATTACCGAAAGTTCGACTCTATAGAGATCAGCTGCCACCACCTCCAAAACGCTATCGAGACGTTGCTACGCACCCATTTGCCAATGAGTTTCAGAAGGCAATGAATGTCGAATTTGACAACTGTTGGAAGAAAGGTTGCTTTGCTCAAACACCTGCAACCTCATCAACTGCTGATGCTGAGGTTTTACCCCTAATGTGGGTGTACACATACAAGTTCGATCAAGATGGATACTTGTATAAGTTCAAGGCTCGACTTGTCGTACGCGGAGATCTTCAAGCAGAATGGGGAGACACCTACGCGGCCACGCTGGCTGCCCGAGTCTTTCGAGGATTAATCGCGCTAGCTGCTGCGTTCGACCTCTTAATGTTTCAGTACGATGCACTAAACGCGTTTCTAAACGCACGAGTAAACAGAAAGCTTTTCTGTTATACACCTGAAGGCTTTGCAAAACAGTATGGAGAACTACTCCTAATTCGTCGAGCATTGTACGGTCTTAAGGAAGCTCCATTGCTTTGGTATGCAGAACTTCAGAAGACCCTAAAGAAGCTGGGGTTAAAAGCAGTTCCTGGAGTTCCTTGCTTGTTTGCCAACAACAATCTAATCGTTTTCTTCTACGTTGATGATATCGTCGTCTTGGTACATCCTTCAAAGACAAGTTACAAGGAGGAATTCGAAAAGCGCTTGCTACAGATCTACGATCTCCGAATACTTGGCGAATTAAGTTGGTTCCTTGGGATTCGTGTGATACGCGATCGACCTTCGAAGAGCATTTGGTTAATTCAAGACTCCTTTATTAACAAGGTTGCAAGCAAGTTCAACCTAACAAGCGACAAGGGATACCCCGATTTTCCGATAAAGGAGAACGTACTACCACCGTCAACGGAAGAACCAAACTCTAAGCGCACGAAAATCTATCAACAACTAGTTGGATCACTAGCTTACATTGCCACGTTTACACGACCTGATGTCGCACGAGCGCACTCAGTACTGGCCCGACATCTTGCAAACCCTGGCCAAAAGCATTTATACGCAGCAATCCATTGCTGGCGTTATCTTATTGGCAAGAGAAATCTGGCGCTCAAGGCCTCAGGAACTCAAAATGAGAAAGACCTGTTCGTAATCCCCGTAGAGAACGCGGACAAGTATACAGACACGGTTGAACCAATATTTTATGGCGCATCTGATGCTGCCTATGCGGACGAACCTGACACGAGAAGAAGCTCTGAAGGATACTTGTTCAAGCTATACGGCCTGTCTGTTGACTGGAAGGCTGCTATCCAGAAGACTGTTACAAAGTCCACAACAGAAGCAGAACTTCTAGCTCTGTCCCGAGCTGGCGGAGAAATGGAATGGTGGAACAGGCTGTTCCGCGAAATTCGATTTAATCCAGATATAGTCTCGAAGATCTGGTGCGACAATCAACAGACTGTTGGCATAGTCACAAAGGCTGAAGAGAAGCTTCAAACAAAGCTAAAACACGTGGACATTCATCAGCTGTGGCTACGACAAGAGGTAGAGGCTGGAAGAATCCATGTAGACTGGAAGCCGACTGCCTACATGCCCGCCGATGGACTGACAAAGGTACTACCTCGACAGAAGCACGCCCAGTTCATCAAGCAGCTTGGTCTTGAAGACGTCTCAGATCGCTTAATCACCACCATAAAGGACATCAACAACGAGTCTCTCTTAGAGATACATGATTAATTTCAGCTTTCACTATTCATTCAAGCTGGGGGGGTGTGTTGCCATTCAGGACTACCCTTCTTGGAATCGGCCCGATGCTTCTTGGCCGAATGTTCTACAaccttcactttcactcCTTTGCCGTTATGTGCTTAcgcagactccgcaacaatcaatcggatcggcatgattgattcctatctaggttaaaggctgcctaatgaagtaattctttaacctatataggaatcaatcatgtcaatcgattgattgttgcggagtctgtgCTTACGTATATCTTATGTATATAACCTTGTGTATCTACTCCGTAGGACAATCAACGCAGTTCTCATATGCAGTTGTTGACGTCTTGTCTACTGCGATAGTAGCATGCTGCACGCAGAGGTGAAGCCGCAATCGCTAACGACTGCACGACCATCAATTCTTTGCGAGAGCTCTGCAATGTGCCAATCATggtcggttctgtcggttctgtcggttctgtcggttctgtcggttctgtcggttctgtcggttctgtcggttctgtcggttctgtcggttctgtcggttctgtcggttctgtcggttctgtcggttctgtcggttcAAATTCAATCAATTTAGGTTTACAGGAACGGTATACCTAAGGGGTAGAAGGAATACATATTAAATCATAACCTAATTCTTTTCATTCCACAACCATGCTCGATTAGCTCTTCAATATCTTTAATCTCCTAAGCTCAGTCTTTCAATTAGTGTCAATTTCTAAGTGAGTTTTTTACTCCTGCCAATTGTGAAGAGCGCTAATCTATCGTTTAGAAATTTCAACGATGCCTGAATCTAAGTCTTATGGTTATAGTCCTCTAGCAAATGAAGAGCTTGATAAACATGCACGTAGGCCATTCAATCGGAATAAATTTGTCGGCAGATTGGCCTCGGCAACTGGTTGGACAGTTACGACATCCTTACTCATTGCAATACTATGGGTACTGTTACATTCACATCAACTCTATACGCCGAATAGCTCGCCTTCAACGACAAACAGCGTCTCGCCATATATGCAGACATGGACGAACTGTGGATCTACCCCTGCAGAAGCTCGGCATCGTGGATGTAAATTTGACATTTTAAGCTTCACATGGGAAACGCCAGAGTGCTACGACGGGAGAATGATGGATGATTTCATGGCTGAAAAGGATTGGGAATACTTTTATACTGAAAACGGAACATCTACCATGTCTCGAGAAGTGGCACTTCAAGGCGATTACGATACTTGTTGGGTTACGAAAGAGTACCATCGTGTACACTGCATGTACACGTGGCGAAAGTTACACCGAGCGTTCACATCACAGAAGTATGTCAGCGGCTACGTTCAGGATCACCATCATATGCTTCACTGCTATAAGGTTATGTTGGACGAGCAGTTGCCCCCGCAGTCCGTTAGCGTCGGTGCGGAAGTACATTATCCTGAATGCCTACCTGTACTGTAACGGTGGGGTCGAGGAAGAGAGGGATTGCATTGTCGGAGTAGCTATGAAGGAGGGCAGCTATATATATGAATGTGGGATGTACgaagtgtggtagcgagagcagtacCCAACTTGTACCAGAATAGGTCTTGGCATggcccaaaccgttacatGTACTTAGTAGCTGTGACGGTTATAATGAGAAACGGATCACGTGCTTCACGTGTATCACGTGATGGTAATACGTCGTGGTAATACGTCATGTAAAATAgaccctgctgctgcctttgTAGCAAGGCCAGCAGACAACAACAAAAACACACAGACAGATAGCGAATACACTGATCACTGCCTCGCGCAGTTGCACTTGATTGAAGGTTTACACCGCAATAGTAGCTCTGTATATTAAAGCCACAGTATAACTAACGTCCATCCTTGCGTAGTGGGACACCCTGTGTGCCCGGACCGGCTAATCAACTTGCAGATTTTGGGCAGAAGTTTGTGATTTAAGCGAGCTGATTGGCAGGTCCCGGCACACAGGGTGTCCCGCTACGCAAGGATGGACGTTACGGAATACATACGTTACCTTTAGTCAGTTTACCAGAGTCTGACGTATCACCCCACACTCTGCGGTTAGATACTCTTAAGCCGTACTAACTAACGCTAAGATAAGCCCTAGCGCTAGGCAAAAGCGCCCTAATAGGAACGATTAACCAAAATACATAGCTTTAACGTCATTTAACCCCCTCTCATTGGCCTAGGCCTAGCATCCGATCTTCTCTTGTGCGACAGTCAATACGGCTAAAGAGATAGTTTTAAAACTACCTGACAAACCGGAGTTTACGGATAGAAAAGGGGAGGTAAGGCCAGAAAAGAGTAGGCAAGATAGGATATGCAGACAGACTTATCCGAACTTCACTGTCCATGCAGAGTGGCTGACAAGTAAACAGGGAAAACAACGATCGCTATCGGTTCAAGGAAATTTTCGGACCCCGATGCAAGAGTGAATATCCGGCTACGCTATCTTCTACTTACCCTTTATTCCTGCTTCCGCACAACGTCTCTAACATCTTCACAACACCCTCAACCGCTGTTTAATCATGATGATCTTCCAAAGGCGTACGAAAGAAGGATACGCTACTCTAGGGGCTAGCAGCCCTACCTACGGATTAGAGCATGATTCAGACGAAGCTGCATGCAACTCTCTGATCCCAACATGCTCAACAATAATGAGATATGTCGCACTCTGGATCGTTATTCCGGTCATAACGAGTTCCGCTATAGTGTTGTGGCGTGATCCATTGAGATGCAGTGGAATTGAGTTGAAAAAACATGAATTTGGTCCGCAAAACCCTCGTCTTGAAAACATGCCTCAAGCAACAATCACTGACCAGAGCTCTATAGGTCCAGTAAGAGACTTTATCGAGAAAACCACGGAGACTTTTACTGGAACACCAGTCTTTGGGGATGATGGCACCGCACACGTAGAACGCCTTCCTGGTGTTAAAAAATACATTGGCAGTGATAAGGACGTTGAAGCAAATTGGGATGAACTTGTCCGCGATAGGATTTTCTATGTCAGCGAGGAGGAAGCTAAGGCATATTTTCCACATAATTATCAGGAAATTTACTATGAGAAAGGAATGGGTTGGCAGTTTAGGTACGCAGATTGGATATCCCTAAGATGATATTAGCAAACTAACAATTGATAGTCTTGATGTGTTCCATACTCTACATTGTGTGGTAATAATTTTTGTATCTTCACTGTGCGTTTTTATTCTAATGGACGCATTATAGAACCAAATCCGTCTCACATTGCGAAACAAAAACGAAGATCCACAGTCTTTCCACAATTACCATATTGGTAAGTCGCTTGCCTAGGGCTAGTCTTCTATATAGTAAGATGGAGGCTAACTGTAAGCCAAGAACACTGCCTCGAGATCATTCGCCAAGCGATCCAATGTCATGCCGATCTGACTCCTATTCCAGGACATGAGATTCGCGGATCATCTCAGCGTAACGTATCATTCAATCACTTCTTTGATTCAGATCAAACGCATACCTGTCGGAATATCTGGACGCTGCGTAAGCTAAGGAGACATCTCAACGAAGCTAGAAAGAATATGCCTTTTGCTGACAACAATATTTAGGCAAATTCCTTGATGAACGAAAGAAGATGGATGATGCTAGAAGAAAAAATCTTGTAGATGGTGAAAGAGGATAGCTGGTTACTGTTGGTTAGACCTCGTACTGAGATCTGGAAGACAACCGATGTTTTTGTAACCAGGTATATTCGCTAGTGTAACAAAGGGGAATAAGAACAATCTTTCGATCTCCTATGTAGCATGAATCAATCTGCCTATCTCGGAAGCCATCTTAGTGCACACTCAATTCAAGTATTTCCAGGAGCTTCCTGCGATTAACAATTATTTCAATTGGTTATGAGCCTGGGGTTGCAACCCTAGGATACTTCGTGAACGCGACCTTGCTGGTCACCCCCAAAGTCCTAAATCAATCGGACACGCGACGATACGGGTGAATTGCTACTGGGATAATAGGCAATAAATCTATCACTCCTTAGTAGAAGCCAGTGAGTGATTACTTTAACAGCAGGTCATGACTGTCCCGCAACCTCAGCTGTGACAACAGAGAAAGACACCTGGGAATGCCAACGATTGGCTTAGGATTACAAGGCCAACCCAAAATACGAGACCTACTAGGTTATTCCTCCGATCGACTAACACGGCATTGAGCTCGGAAACCAACTCGATGCACATGCATTGGCAACCAATACAATAGACATTGCTAACAACAACAAAAAGGACGGCAAGGTGAGCTCACTTTCAAAGGCCGTGATGACTAAGCAACGGAGGATTGTTTTGTTGTGCAAGGATAACCTATACGCATGGTCCCGTCAAATGCGAAACTGGCTGGAAGGCTGGAAAGAGATGGGCTATACTGGGTCGCACAAACAACTGTACCTACTCTTACAAGCACCACTAGCTCCACGCCTGCTGACCCTCTCGCTGCTGGGTTAAACAATCTTCCACTCAACAACCCACCACCTGGAGACCCAAGCAATATTGCTCTGTTCAACTAGAAGGATGATAAAGCAAAGTACTGGATGGATCTCTCTCTTAGGGAGTTTGATTAAGAAATAGTTAAGTAAGAAATATCAGGTTTAGCAAGAAATATTTTCTGCTTAATGTAGTTCACAAGCGAGTCGCTCACGCCCCATCAGCGCATCAACGTCAAGGCTATAACGCGTAATGTCTCAACAACGCACTACTCAAAATTCCTACAGAGGATGCTCTAACCGTGGTCGAGGTACAAGAAGTATTAGCTAAACAGGCGGGTAGTAGCCGTGGTAATGGTGGAAGCGCTTCGAAGAGGGTGCGAGGAGAGAGGCGGTGCGGACGTTGCAAGCAGACTGGACATAATGCCCGTACCTGTACAGTTGAGATAGATAGTGCTAGTAACAGTGGTGATTCTGATAATTAATTTGGTATACTACGATAGTTTATAGACTATGATAAAAGTCGGTAATAATGTCTTCACGGGGCGTGAGCGACTCGCTTGTGAACCACGTTATGTCGAGAATAAAGCAGAGAGTAATTAGCTACTGTGCCGGACGACGTAGCGTCCCCCTCCCCCAACCAATATCAGCACTACAAAATCAAGGCTACAAATTTTACGCAGCTATGCAAGCATAGTAACAAGTAAGCTTGTTTCTATCGTTGTTTTGTAGCTATATTTGTCTTCAAGGTAAATTCTGTGGATGACATGCATCGCCGTTGGCCAATCATTAACTCGCGTCCAGTGGCTGGGTTGGTGGCGGGAAGAAGACAATGTTCGATGTTTAGAGTTGAGAGCCTGTAAATCTACATAAAGCTACTATGTTTACCAATCGAACGTTTCATTATGCCAGAAGACTTCATGGTCCTTGTTCACCCATACTTCGACACCACTCCTGAGATCGTCTATCATCCTCTTTGGGCCGCAGCAAATCACCGCTATCTTCACACCTTTGCTAAAGACCTCCTCTACGATGCCTTTGAGATCTGGCCTGCCGCTCTTGATCAACATGCTCTCGTGCGGCTTTTGTACCTGCTCATCCATGTCTAGTAGTTGGTCATTCTCTTGCATTTCGATCGTCTCTCCTCCTTCGTCATCCGAATCCACGGCAAAGTTGTTAGAAGCAGTTGCGTTGACTCGCAGATTCAACCCTGCAGACCGCGTTACATAGACCTCTATGTTGCTCGATCCGTGCACCAAGCTATTCCTGTCGGCATGCGTGCCTGTATCTTCACTCCCAACACCTTCTTCATCCTGCCTGTCACCAGACGAAGAGTTTGTAGCAAATGCCCATTGTGTCTCGGCGAGCTTCTGCACTGTCCATACGCACCGGATCTGATTATCTGTTGGTACATTATCATGAAGCCCAAGAATATCTCGGTAGATGGGCATAATGAACGTGGCGCCAATGCCACCAGCTACCAAAAGAACTCTGTCGTAACCTAACAAGTCTGGCAGCCGGGCTGATGCGCCATATGGTCCTTCGAGAGCGAGTGGTAATGTCAGAGTATCCCCGCCTGCTGTGGGCAATATCGGCACGGTAGTGCCGCTCCCCTTGGCCAGCGATCGCACAAGTTCTCCAAGATACTTTGTGTTCCCATTTAGCGTTTTTATGATAAGGAGTAATTCCCTATCTTTTGACGGAAGAGACGCCACTGTGAAAGGATTTGCCCTTCTCATCATGAACCATTGATTGTACCATGTGGGAGCCTTACCTTTGCGCCTTGGTCTGCTGAGGTAAACATGCTGTCCAGGACTCCATCTAAGAACGGCACTATCCGCTGGTAACGGGATACGAACCTGGATTAGATTGGTGCCTGAAAGAAGCTTGAGCATACCTTGATATGTCCTAAGACGCATAGCACGGAAGATCAGATGTAGGGTTTCTATCGCAATCACCTCATACACGTACACGCGGATATGCGATACATGTAGGAACAGCGACAGGATAATAGAGTTCGCAATAGCAATA is a window of Pyrenophora tritici-repentis strain M4 chromosome 2, whole genome shotgun sequence DNA encoding:
- a CDS encoding Ferric-reduct multi-domain protein, with translation MDLFTRHEAHHEVEASRYWALGYYFENLSNEQLHRQRRYLDLYGFAAEWSVWVIFVLFQVGFAFLWVMKNTLRHKQPKSPSFTKDQKSRLGWLRQIYGGYTKTTWWMQKDVIKGWNWGTRGEWIGAVAWTMWLLYLCIANTGKDYLHLTKRFGRIGASQLPIHYLLAMRAHYSPIQYLTRLSHEQIKASHQILGRIVFLLLVLHAAFYLNFFIMSGLLAKRIKNWDVIWGLISIILFSAISTTALGFVRRRNYSVFYVSHIAIANSIILSLFLHVSHIRVYVYEVIAIETLHLIFRAMRLRTYQGMLKLLSGTNLIQVRIPLPADSAVLRWSPGQHVYLSRPRRKGKAPTWYNQWFMMRRANPFTVASLPSKDRELLLIIKTLNGNTKYLGELVRSLAKGSGTTVPILPTAGGDTLTLPLALEGPYGASARLPDLLGYDRVLLVAGGIGATFIMPIYRDILGLHDNVPTDNQIRCVWTVQKLAETQWAFATNSSSGDRQDEEGVGSEDTGTHADRNSLVHGSSNIEVYVTRSAGLNLRVNATASNNFAVDSDDEGGETIEMQENDQLLDMDEQVQKPHESMLIKSGRPDLKGIVEEVFSKGVKIAVICCGPKRMIDDLRSGVEVWVNKDHEVFWHNETFDW
- a CDS encoding DUF3328 domain containing protein, with amino-acid sequence MRYVALWIVIPVITSSAIVLWRDPLRCSGIELKKHEFGPVRDFIEKTTETFTGTPVFGDDGTAHVERLPGVKKYIGSDKDVEANWDELVRDRIFYVSEEEAKAYFPHNYQEIYYEKGMGWQFSLDVFHTLHCVNQIRLTLRNKNEDPQSFHNYHIEHCLEIIRQAIQCHADLTPIPGHEIRGSSQRNVSFNHFFDSDQTHTCRNIWTLRKFLDERKKMDDARRKNLVDGERG